Proteins from one Bufo gargarizans isolate SCDJY-AF-19 chromosome 8, ASM1485885v1, whole genome shotgun sequence genomic window:
- the LOC122945528 gene encoding axoneme-associated protein mst101(2)-like, with translation MLTSHSERTGGSRQQDSDHQDKSHLVISSLSHYKSHSERANKLSRRKRANKLSRSERANKLSRSERANKLSRSERANKLSRRKRANKLSRSERANKLSRSERANKLSRRKRANKLSRSERTNKLSRSERANKLSRRKRANKLSRRKRANKLSRSERANKLSRRKRANKLSRSERANKLSRSKRANKLSRSERANKLSRRKRANKLSRSERANKLSRRKRANKLSRSERANKLSRRKRANKLSRSERANKLSRSERANKLSRSERANKLSRSERVNKLSRRKRVNKLSQSERANKLSRRKRANKLSRRKRANKLSRRKRANKLSQSERANKLSRRKRANKLSRRKRANKLSRSERANKPSRRKRANKLSRSERANKLSRRKRANKLSQSERANKLSRRKRANKLSRRKRANKLSRRKRANKLSRRKRANKLSRRKRANKLSRRKRANKLSRRKRANKLSRRKRANKLSRRKRANKLSRRKRANKLSRRKRANKLSRRKRANKLSRRKRANKLSRRKRANKLSRRKRANKLRRRKRANKLCRRKRANKLSRRERANKLSRSERANKLCRRKRANKLSRSERANKLSRSERANKLSRSERVNKLSHRKRANKLSRSERANKLSRSERANKLSRRKGANKLSRRKRANKLSRSERANKLSRSERANKLSRSERVNKLSRSERANKLSRRKGANKLSRRKRANKLCRSERANKLSRSERANKLSRSERANKLSRRKIGNKLSRRKGANKLSRRKRANKLCRSERANKLSRSERANKLSRSERANKLSRRKIGNKLSRGKRGNKLSRGKRGNKLSRSERANKLSRRKRANKLSHGKRANKLSRSERANKLSRSERANKLSRRKRTNKLSRRKRANKLSRSERANKLSRRERANKLSRRKRANKLCRRKRANKLSRRKRGNKLSRSERANKLSRSERANKLSRRKRANKLSHGKRANKLSRSERANKLSRSERANKLSCRKRTNKLSRRKRANKLSRSERANKLSRRERANKLSRRKRANKLCRRKRANKLSRRERANKLSRSERANKLCRRKRANKLSRSERANKLSRSERVNKLSHRKRANKLSRSERANKLSRSERANKLSRRKGANKLSRRKRANKLSRSERANKLSRSERANKLSRRERANKLSRRKRANKLCRRKRANKLSRRKRGNKLSRSERANKLSRSERANKLSRRKRANKLSHGKRANKLSRSERANKLSRSERANKLSRRKRTNKLSRRKRANKLSRSERANKLSRRERANKLSRRKRANKLCRRKRANKLSRRERANKLSRSERANKLCRRKRANKLSRSERANKLSRSERVNKLSHRKRANKLSRSERANKLSRSERANKLSRRKGANKLSRRKRANKLSRSERANKLSRSERANKLSRSERANKLSRSERANKLSRRKGANKLSRRKRANKLCRSERANKLSRSERANKLSRSERANKLSRSERANKLSHSERANKLSRGKIGNKLSRGKRGNKLSRGKRGNKLSRSERANKLSRSERANKLSRRKRANKLSRGKRANKLSRSERANKLSRSERANKLSRRKRTNKLSRRKRANKLSRSERANKLSRRKRANKLSRSERANKLSRSERANKLSRRKRANKLSRSERANKLSRSERANKLSRRKRANKLSRRKRANKLSRRKRAHKLSRSERANKLSRRKRANKLSRSERANKLSRSERANKLSRRKRANKLSRSERANKLSRRKRANKLSRSERANKLSRSERANKLSRGKRANKLSRRERANKLSRRKRLLKTSRRDPCCAVR, from the exons ATGCTCACTTCACACTCGGAGAGAACAGGGGGCTCCAGACAACAAGACTCTGATCATCAAGATAAATCTCACCTTGTTATCTCATCACTTTCACATTACAAGAGCCATAGTGAGAGAGCGAACAAGCTGAGCCGTAGGAAGAGAGCGAACAAGCTGAGCCGTAGTGAGAGAGCGAACAAGCTGAGCCGTAGTGAGAGAGCGAACAAGCTGAGCCGTAGTGAGAGAGCGAACAAGCTGAGCCGTAGGAAGAGAGCGAACAAGCTGAGCCGTAGTGAGAGAGCGAACAAGCTGAGCCGTAGTGAGAGAGCGAATAAGCTGAGCCGTAGGAAGAGAGCGAACAAGCTGAGCCGTAGTGAGAGAACGAACAAGCTGAGCCGTAGTGAGAGAGCGAACAAGCTGAGCCGCAGGAAGAGAGCGAACAAGCTGAGCCGTAGGAAGAGAGCGAACAAGCTGAGCCGTAGTGAGAGAGCGAACAAGCTGAGCCGTAGAAAGAGAGCGAACAAGCTGAGCCGTAGTGAGAGAGCGAACAAGCTGAGCCGTAGTAAGAGAGCGAACAAGCTGAGCCGTAGTGAGAGAGCGAACAAGCTGAGCCGTAGGAAGAGAGCGAACAAGCTGAGCCGTAGTGAGAGAGCGAACAAGCTGAGCCGTAGGAAGAGAGCGAACAAGCTGAGCCGTAGTGAGAGAGCAAACAAGCTGAGCCGTAGGAAGAGAGCGAACAAGCTGAGCCGTAGTGAGAGAGCGAACAAGCTGAGCCGTAGTGAGAGAGCGAACAAGCTGAGCCGTAGTGAGAGAGCGAACAAGCTGAGCCGTAGTGAGAGAGTGAACAAGCTGAGCCGTAGGAAGAGAGTGAACAAGCTGAGCCAAAGTGAGAGGGCGAACAAGCTGAGCCGTAGGAAGAGAGCGAACAAGCTAAGCCGTAGGAAGAGAGCGAACAAGCTGAGCCGTAGGAAGAGAGCGAACAAGCTGAGCCAAAGTGAGAGGGCGAACAAGCTGAGCCGTAGGAAGAGAGCGAACAAGCTAAGCCGTAGGAAGAGAGCGAACAAGCTGAGCCGTAGTGAAAGAGCAAACAAGCCGAGCCGTAGGAAGAGAGCGAACAAGCTGAGCCGTAGTGAGAGAGCAAACAAGCTGAGCCGTAGGAAGAGAGCGAACAAGCTGAGCCAAAGTGAGAGGGCGAACAAGCTGAGCCGTAGGAAGAGAGCGAACAAGCTGAGCCGTAGGAAGAGAGCGAACAAGCTGAGTCGTAGGAAGAGAGCGAACAAGCTGAGCCGTAGGAAGAGAGCGAACAAGCTGAGCCGTAGGAAGAGAGCGAACAAGCTGAGCCGTAGGAAGAGAGCGAACAAGCTGAGCCGTAGGAAGAGAGCGAACAAGCTGAGCCGTAGGAAGAGAGCGAACAAGCTGAGCCGTAGGAAGAGAGCGAACAAGCTGAGCCGTAGGAAGAGAGCGAACAAGCTGAGCCGTAGGAAGAGAGCGAACAAGCTGAGCCGTAGGAAGAGAGCAAACAAGCTGAGCCGTAGGAAGAGAGCAAACAAGCTGAGCCGTAGGAAGAGAGCGAACAAGCTGAGCCGTAGGAAGAGAGCGAACAAGCTGAGACGTAGGAAGAGAGCGAACAAGCTGTGCCGTAGGAAGAGAGCGAACAAGCTGAGCCGTAGGGAGAGAGCGAACAAGCTGAGCCGTAGTGAGAGAGCGAACAAGCTGTGCCGTAGGAAGAGAGCGAACAAGCTGAGCCGTAGTGAGAGAGCGAACAAGCTGAGCCGTAGTGAGAGAGCAAACAAGCTGAGCCGTAGTGAGAGAGTGAACAAACTGAGCCATAGGAAGAGAGCGAACAAGCTGAGCCGTAGTGAGAGAGCGAACAAGCTGAGCCGTAGTGAGAGAGCAAACAAGCTGAGCCGTAGGAAGGGAGCGAACAAGCTGAGCCGTAGAAAGAGAGCGAACAAGCTGAGCCGTAGTGAGAGAGCAAACAAGCTGAGCCGTAGTGAGAGAGCAAACAAGCTGAGCCGTAGTGAGAGAGTGAACAAGCTGAGCCGTAGTGAGAGAGCAAACAAGCTGAGCCGTAGGAAGGGAGCGAACAAGCTGAGCCGTAGGAAGAGAGCGAACAAGCTGTGCCGTAGTGAGAGAGCGAACAAGTTGAGCCGTAGTGAGAGAGCGAACAAGCTGAGCCGTAGTGAGAGAGCGAACAAGTTGAGCCGTAGGAAGATAGGGAACAAGCTGAGCCGTAGGAAGGGAGCGAACAAGCTGAGCCGTAGGAAGAGAGCGAACAAGCTGTGCCGTAGTGAGAGAGCGAACAAGTTGAGCCGTAGTGAGAGAGCGAACAAGCTGAGCCGTAGTGAGAGAGCGAACAAGTTGAGCCGTAGGAAGATAGGGAACAAGCTGAGCCGTGGGAAGAGAGGGAACAAGCTGAGCCGTGGGAAGAGAGGGAACAAGCTGAGCCGTAGTGAAAGAGCGAACAAGCTGAGCCGTAGGAAGAGAGCGAACAAGCTGAGCCATGGGAAGAGAGCGAACAAGCTGAGCCGTAGTGAGAGAGCGAACAAGCTGAGCCGTAGTGAGAGAGCGAACAAGCTGAGCCGTAGGAAGAGAACGAACAAGCTGAGCCGTAGGAAGAGAGCAAACAAGCTGAGCCGTAGTGAGAGAGCGAACAAGCTGAGCCGTAGGGAGAGAGCGAACAAGCTGAGCCGTAGGAAGAGAGCGAACAAGCTGTGCCGTAGGAAGAGAGCGAACAAGCTGAGCCGTAGGAAGAGAGGGAACAAGCTGAGCCGTAGTGAGAGAGCGAACAAGCTGAGCCGTAGTGAAAGAGCGAACAAGCTGAGCCGTAGGAAGAGAGCGAACAAGCTGAGCCATGGGAAGAGAGCGAACAAGCTGAGCCGTAGTGAGAGAGCGAACAAGCTGAGCCGTAGTGAGAGAGCGAACAAGCTGAGCTGTAGGAAGAGAACGAACAAGCTGAGCCGTAGGAAGAGAGCAAACAAGCTGAGCCGTAGTGAGAGAGCGAACAAGCTGAGCCGTAGGGAGAGAGCGAACAAGCTGAGCCGTAGGAAGAGAGCGAACAAGCTGTGCCGTAGGAAGAGAGCGAACAAGCTGAGCCGTAGGGAGAGAGCGAACAAGCTGAGCCGTAGTGAGAGAGCGAACAAGCTGTGCCGTAGGAAGAGAGCGAACAAGCTGAGCCGTAGTGAGAGAGCAAACAAGCTGAGCCGTAGTGAGAGAGTGAACAAACTGAGCCATAGGAAGAGAGCGAACAAGCTGAGCCGTAGTGAGAGAGCGAACAAGCTGAGCCGTAGTGAGAGAGCAAACAAGCTGAGCCGTAGGAAGGGAGCGAACAAGCTGAGCCGTAGAAAGAGAGCGAACAAGCTGAGCCGCAGTGAGAGAGCAAACAAGCTGAGCCGTAGTGAGAGAGCGAACAAGCTGAGCCGTAGGGAGAGAGCGAACAAGCTGAGCCGTAGGAAGAGAGCGAACAAGCTGTGCCGTAGGAAGAGAGCGAACAAGCTGAGCCGTAGGAAGAGAGGGAACAAGCTGAGCCGTAGTGAGAGAGCGAACAAGCTGAGCCGTAGTGAAAGAGCGAACAAGCTGAGCCGTAGGAAGAGAGCGAACAAGCTGAGCCATGGGAAGAGAGCGAACAAGCTGAGCCGTAGTGAGAGAGCGAACAAGCTGAGCCGTAGTGAGAGAGCGAACAAGCTGAGCCGTAGGAAGAGAACGAACAAGCTGAGCCGTAGGAAGAGAGCAAACAAGCTGAGCCGTAGTGAGAGAGCGAACAAGCTGAGCCGTAGGGAGAGAGCGAACAAGCTGAGCCGTAGGAAGAGAGCGAACAAGCTGTGCCGTAGGAAGAGAGCGAACAAGCTGAGCCGTAGGGAGAGAGCGAACAAGCTGAGCCGTAGTGAGAGAGCGAACAAGCTGTGCCGTAGGAAGAGAGCGAACAAGCTGAGCCGTAGTGAGAGAGCAAACAAGCTGAGCCGTAGTGAGAGAGTGAACAAACTGAGCCATAGGAAGAGAGCGAACAAGCTGAGCCGTAGTGAGAGAGCGAACAAGCTGAGCCGTAGTGAGAGAGCAAACAAGCTGAGCCGTAGGAAGGGAGCGAACAAGCTGAGCCGTAGAAAGAGAGCGAACAAGCTGAGCCGCAGTGAGAGAGCAAACAAGCTGAGCCGTAGTGAGAGAGCGAACAAGCTGAGCCGTAGTGAGAGAGCGAACAAGCTGAGCCGTAGTGAGAGAGCAAACAAGCTGAGCCGTAGGAAGGGAGCGAACAAGCTGAGCCGTAGGAAGAGAGCGAACAAGCTGTGCCGTAGTGAGAGAGCGAACAAGCTGAGCCGTAGTGAGAGAGCGAACAAGCTGAGCCGTAGTGAGAGAGCGAACAAGTTGAGCCGTAGTGAGAGAGCGAACAAGCTGAGCCATAGTGAGAGAGCGAACAAGCTGAGCCGTGGGAAGATAGGGAACAAGCTGAGCCGTGGGAAGAGAGGGAACAAGCTGAGCCGTGGGAAGAGAGGGAACAAGCTGAGCCGTAGTGAGAGAGCGAACAAGCTGAGCCGTAGTGAAAGAGCGAACAAGCTGAGCCGTAGGAAGAGAGCGAACAAGCTGAGCCGTGGGAAGAGAGCGAACAAGCTGAGCCGTAGTGAGAGAGCGAACAAGCTGAGCCGTAGTGAGAGAGCGAACAAGCTGAGCCGTAGGAAGAGAACGAACAAGCTGAGCCGTAGGAAGAGAGCAAACAAGCTGAGCCGTAGTGAGAGAGCGAACAAGCTGAGCCGTAGGAAGAGAGCGAACAAGCTGAGCCGTAGTGAGAGAGCAAACAAGCTGAGCCGTAGTGAGAGAGCGAACAAGCTGAGCCGTAG GAAGAGAGCGAACAAGCTGAGCCGTAGTGAGAGAGCGAACAAGCTGAGCCGTAGTGAGAGAGCGAACAAGCTGAGCCGTAGGAAGAGAGCGAACAAGCTGAGCCGTAGGAAGAGAGCGAACAAGCTGAGCCGTAGGAAGAGAGCGCACAAGCTGAGCCGTAGTGAGAGAGCGAACAAGCTGAGCCGTAGGAAGAGAGCGAACAAGCTGAGCCGTAGTGAGAGAGCAAACAAGCTGAGCCGTAGTGAGAGAGCGAACAAGCTGAGCCGTAGGAAGAGAGCAAACAAGCTGAGCCGTAGTGAGAGAGCGAACAAGCTGAGCCGTAGGAAGAGAGCGAACAAGCTGAGCCGTAGTGAGAGAGCGAACAAGCTGAGCCGTAGTGAGAGAGCGAACAAGCTGAGCCGTGGGAAGAGAGCGAACAAGCTGAGCCGTAGGGAGAGAGCGAACAAGCTGAGCCGTAGGAAGAGACTGCTCAAAACTAGTAGAAGAGATCCGTGCTGTGCTGTGAGATAA